The DNA region aggggactgagtccttgaacacaactttgttgtagattctcttctttctattcttagcttagctagcagctctgaaaacctctctctatattctacttagtatagtcataatgtattacatataatatcttaataaatcaagccttctgatcaagatacaagattcaccgtctctctatcaccagatgcgacccactcaggcgcagtAATATGGGTTCCTTCCTTCCCATGGATATCcctgggacactgtggggacctcatggaaccaaggagatcCATGTAgcaccactggagcccatggaaccaaggagatcattgtggcaccactggagcccacggaaccaaggggatcattgtggcaccactggagcccatggaaccaaggagatcattgtggcaccactggagcccacggaaccaaggggatcattgtggcaccactggagcccatggaaccaagaggccatggtgacacagcagggcttcatggaaccCAGAGACCATTATCACTCCGtggggcctgatggaaccatggagaccattgtgacccttcAGGGCCTCATGTCACCAAGGGGGCATTATGACATCTCAGgtcctcatggaagcaagggaccattgggacactgtggggccccatggaaccgAGGGAACAGGGAGCAGGTCTGGCTGCAAGCACTGAGCCCGGCCGGGGTCATGGAACCATCTGCAGGCCCCAGGTGAGATATGAACTCTTTCAGTGCTTCCATCCTCCCTGgagtgagagaaaaggacaaagtgcAGGCACATAGAGGAGCAACATGAAGACACCGAGGTCAGTGAAGAGGAAGTTgagtcccagatgggagggatgaggagatgtcCTGATCTtggggctgaaatcctcttgtaaagcTATGGAGAAGGATGTAACTGATACATCAGACTCTCTTTTTCCCAGTATCACATTGAAAAGTACGAGGAAATGACTTGTTCAGCAAAGGCCTCCGTGCTAAAGTAAGCAAATGTTGaagtagctgtgatcccatgagaAGTTTGAACACTGAAAAAGCGAAGAGTGATGAGATCCTGTGCTTTCcgagggagaagaaaaagatctcTTTTCTCAGAGATGAAGATGACTTCAGAAATAGATGATGAGGACCTTTGCTCTTacacagctcatctttaaaCTAATACCCCATAAGTTGACATGGCCCACAAACACAACTGTAAAAGAGCTTTGAACAACTGGGAGGGATGTCCCAATTGCAGATTTTTCTGGGCAGTTGCTTTTCATGGAAATTGAGAGCCACAACAAAAGTGTTTCTTCTGGAGAAGTCTCCATAGCATGAAAGAGAGACTCCTCTCCCTAAGTGAACTCAAGAAAGACTATTCTAGTTGGggtaaactgactgaaaattcTAGGTTTGTCTCTTTATACTatcagtaagaaagaaaaagttgtaGGGAGAGAAGAAGTCTTCTGAAAGTTTTGTTCttattactctttcttttagttGCTATTAATGAAATTTTCCTTATACCCTCTTTaagttttgagcctgctttgctgtTCTCCTAATCTTATCACACAGGAGGAAATGAGTAAGTATATTCTAGTGAGTGCACTGGTAATTAGCCCACACTGGACCCACCACAATAAATGCTGCATTCTCCAAGAAATCTCAAATAGGTGAACGAAAACcactacagaaatatttctgatgaaCTGAACtagagcagagggaaatcaaggcagagccatggtttgTCAGGACTTGTTTGATCCTAATGAGCCACGTGGTGCATTTGGAGATGAGCCCTGGAATCTTAGGGCCTGAgaggagattgcacaaacctttccaggagtccaagtcagaaaaaaaccccaaagtgtcTCAAATCATGGATGTGTCCCCCTGACGTCCATCTGctacacaggctcctcatggacttcTTGGAGGAGAGatttggaggccaggatggcacaaaaacttCTAAGAGATtcagtgtggaaaggaaaatccaaagtactttaaaaaccttgagtatccTAAAGTATTAATGAGCtccactgagtgtcagtacaaagctctcaagggactcgttaaagcagataattggggccatgattgcagaAACCTCTCCcagagtctgtatcaaaagggaaacaccaagtacccTAAAATAATTGAAGTACCCTGAAGCATTATTGAGCCCACAAAGTGTAGTTAttgacaaagcctctccagggactaattacagctGATAATTGTAGGCCATGATtgcaaaaacctctcagagactccaaggcaaaagccaaacccaaagtcctttgaaaaactcTGTGAGCATTAAGGAGACCCCAaggccattcctgagcaaggctccccagggactccttccagcagatccttgaggccactgggatgtgggctagggggggtgctgagggcaggacaatgAGCTtacagtgcccagcctggctgaggctgtgccaggaggccccagggcctcagcacaaggtgtctcctcacagcccttggtggcacagacactgctgtgccccagggcaccaagacttgaCTTCTCCTTGTTCCAACatgtcatcactgcctccagttctctgctctgcctggggtcTGGGGACATTTTCTCAGTCGTGTCCCTCtctgggacccattaaaagtccacAAAACTTTAGAGctggattctgacttggagttctggagaagtttcttcagctccctctcagggactgatgttcagggcctgagcacaaagccccagaggctcattaaagtcctgttgctgtgtctgtgctgctgagctgggctgggctcctggcacagaggtagctcctggtaaccaagaagagcttcaaaagcacatttctcttgatgagcagctcttctgccagcccagcagggctggggcactgcctgcagccaccccaggcacagcacagaggcacagagagcttcaatcatTCAGGTCTGGGAAgttgctgagaagtgcctggggcacaatcactgccagcccttggcacaggaacctctggctgcaggacaatgcagctgcaacTCCTGGAATgatctcctaaagctggaacattCTAATgcctacagactctgtgagtacattctatgattgtctcttgtgcagagcagccaggggtgcccagggctgttctgcagagcagggtcctgcagcccagggcactgtgctggggcagggactctgctgcctgccagcgacagctctcagccagccctggcagctgctcccagcactggggaacaaagtctgggtgggaggagacagttggtcaggcttggaagtgttctcCTTGTGTGGGGTGgatgctgcattgttcaggactgCTTCCAGGATGGCATTTAATGCCAGAACAAATAGATtatacagggagcacagcaaggcaggggctgcatgAAAGGGAATTCCCTGCTTTTTGAATATACTGTTCTGGGTTGCCTGGATAGGAAAGTGCACATAGATATTCATCTCTCAGTTCAGgttgagaaaaaaacccccaaaaaacccccaaaattctctCAGATGTTAATAAaccaggcagtgacagaaatcCTTGCAGGGCCCCTTAGAGGCAGCATTAGTGTTGCTTTCCCAGTCTCCTCAGTGTTCCTGTGATGTTGCCATCAGAGCCtggagagccagagctgcccctgggcagtgccagagctgggaggggtctgcagggcagagctgacccccagggctgggctgggctctggcagcactggcagggcccagccctgggcacagggaagcagctgctggcagggacagctccaggcatcagagccctgggcaggcagtggggggaAACTGCCcccaagctgtgctgggatatttaaaGTCCTCTCCAAACCCAACTATTCCATGATTACTTTTCTTACAGATCCCCATGCCAAGGCACAGtaaatgtccaacagcagctccatcaggcacttcctcctgctggcattggcagacatgcggcagctgcagctcctgcacttctgcctcttgctgggcatctccctggctgccctcctgggcaacggcctcatcatcagcactgtagcctgcagccaccacctgcacacacccctgttcttcttcctgctcaacttggccctcagcgacctgggctccatctgcaccactgtccccaaagccatgcacaattccctctgggacaccagggacatctcctacactggatgtgctgTCCAAgtctttctgattttcttcttcctctcagCAGAGTTTTctctcctgaccatcatgtgctacgaccgctacgtgtccatctgcaaaccccttcACTAcaggaccctcctgggcagcagaacttgtgcccacatggcagcagctgcctgggccaatgcctttctcaatgctctcatgcacacagccaatacattttccctgcccctgtgccatggcaatgccttgggccagttcttctgtgaaatcccccaGATCCTCAcactctcctgctccaaatcctatCTCAGAGAATTTGGGCTCCTTGTGTTTTCCATCTGTTTAGCATTGTGTTgctttgtgttcattgttttctcttatgtgcagatcttcagggctgtgctgaggatcccctctgagcagggacagcacaaagccttttccacctgcctccctcacttGGCCGTGGtctccctgttcctcagcactggTACATTTTATTATCTTAAGcccccctccatctcctccccatccctggatctggccctgtcagttctgtactcggtggtgcctccagtgCTGAatcccctcatctacagcctgaggaaccaggagctgaaggctgcagtgtggagactaATGACTGGCGTGTTTCGGAAGCATTAAACTGCTGGCCAGTTTCTGCAAGTCACATGTAATAAAAGTCATATTTGATACTTCTTGATGGTTTCATTTTCGTGGTtctttatctatttattttactttttaaatcttGTCCactaataaatataattatttgtgccatttttcattttgtttctctccaccttccttGTGGCCACAGACTGTTTCAATAAGGGACTGCACTCTTTGTtgctttaaagaaattaaaggaTCTCCAAGCAGTGTTCTATGCAGAGATGTCCCTTTTGTTGTCtcttctggagctgcagcagccatgtctgtgtgctgagctggggcagatcagagctggcccagcagctgtgccccgcagcagcagcacttggtgttgccagtgctgctgccgtggccctgccccgctgccctggtggccctgggctctgcaagggccctgaGGGAGatgaaaaggagcagcagagcaggggctgatccatccccagtgcgctgcacagcccagggcagcgtcccagagcctcctgatggagctgccaacaacatcccccctcagcagccctggcctctcccccagctcacacaggtgccccatccttgcaggcacagacacggcagcactggctcagcagcccctgttcgcattgcacacagcagggggagcacccccatcctgttgctgtggggacaggaacGTGAGGGaccacaaatgccatcagcccctggggccagcaagggctgggagacaccagggaaaccactcagctttgtcctggcctctgcagtcagtcAGAAAGTCtattcccatcagctgggagtttcctgtgccAATGCAGATGCTGTTAGTCAGAGCCAGGGCCACCTGGCAGTGTCCTGGGgtgatgttatgatgcttgtatccccattcatctgttctgtgcctttaagaccaGCTCTGAGGAGTGAAAGTTTattttgggtttctcttatcagggacacagagacgagcagtacatagggctgtttttcacttctttctttcagtttgcttcttttcttgctctcttttctgctcccgcttctgctctgctttgacctctgcttattagctagttctagctaaacagtccacaTCCCTacctggactgtttctcctctcctggttctgtgaccatctcgaacctgctccagactgcGACCTGGGAACACCGGAGGTTCGCACTGttttggcctgcagcagctgccccagcgccggagggactgagaacagagcaaccacccccgaaagagactttgtgattttgtcatctttct from Melospiza georgiana isolate bMelGeo1 unplaced genomic scaffold, bMelGeo1.pri scaffold_29, whole genome shotgun sequence includes:
- the LOC131096444 gene encoding olfactory receptor 14A16-like, yielding MSNSSSIRHFLLLALADMRQLQLLHFCLLLGISLAALLGNGLIISTVACSHHLHTPLFFFLLNLALSDLGSICTTVPKAMHNSLWDTRDISYTGCAVQVFLIFFFLSAEFSLLTIMCYDRYVSICKPLHYRTLLGSRTCAHMAAAAWANAFLNALMHTANTFSLPLCHGNALGQFFCEIPQILTLSCSKSYLREFGLLVFSICLALCCFVFIVFSYVQIFRAVLRIPSEQGQHKAFSTCLPHLAVVSLFLSTGTFYYLKPPSISSPSLDLALSVLYSVVPPVLNPLIYSLRNQELKAAVWRLMTGVFRKH